The following proteins are co-located in the Sphingomonas donggukensis genome:
- a CDS encoding energy transducer TonB, translating to MLLLALALQVATNLPTAVPDGDASNWLTQDDYPPSAIKAGAEGTVAVRLTVGTDGRPVACDVTSSSGTEELDRAACTAIVTRGRFKPAKTQTSYTRRVLWRMPDMAAPIEITTAKFPDSVTEFEVTSDAEGRIEACRVVVRPSPDFDPCAQAPIGQKVDGGHVRNGKPVRAVRTMRSSTTTRFID from the coding sequence ATGCTGTTGCTTGCACTTGCGCTTCAGGTTGCCACGAATTTGCCGACGGCGGTGCCTGACGGCGACGCCTCGAACTGGCTGACCCAGGACGATTATCCGCCAAGCGCGATCAAGGCCGGGGCGGAAGGGACCGTCGCCGTTCGCCTGACGGTCGGGACGGACGGTCGCCCTGTGGCCTGCGATGTGACGTCCAGCAGCGGAACGGAGGAGCTGGACAGGGCGGCGTGCACGGCGATCGTGACGCGGGGCCGGTTCAAACCCGCGAAGACGCAGACCAGCTACACCCGGCGCGTCCTCTGGAGAATGCCCGACATGGCGGCGCCGATCGAGATAACGACCGCGAAGTTCCCCGACAGCGTCACCGAATTCGAGGTGACGAGCGATGCGGAGGGCCGGATCGAGGCCTGCCGCGTCGTGGTGAGGCCGTCGCCCGACTTCGACCCCTGTGCCCAGGCGCCGATCGGGCAGAAGGTGGACGGCGGCCACGTCCGCAACGGCAAGCCCGTGCGTGCCGTCCGGACGATGCGGTCGTCCACGACCACGCGGTTCATCGATTGA
- the secA gene encoding preprotein translocase subunit SecA codes for MLGGFAKSLFGSSNDRYVKSLKSVTDAIAAFEPQLQALSDDDLSQQTLRFRERLENGEKIDAILPEAFATVREAAVRVLGMRHFDVQMVGGIVLHRGEIAEMRTGEGKTLVATLAVYLNALPGKGVHVVTVNDYLAARDAGWMGQVYKFLGLTVGVIVPNLSDEERRAAYAADITYGTNNEFGFDYLRDNMKYDRAAMVQRPFAMAIVDEVDSVLIDEARTPLIISGPTDDKSELYMQVDAVVKQLADSDYEKDEKQKSVILTEDGTENVERMLEAAGLLQGANLYDFENTQVVHHLNQSLRANKMFKADTDYIVKDGKVIIIDEFTGRMMDGRRWSDGLHQAVEAKEGVDIEPENQTLASITFQNYFRMYPKLAGMTGTAATEAAEFYDIYKMNVVTIPTNVPVQRVDEEDEFYKDTQDKFRAIAKRIGEHAEKGQPVLVGTVSIEKSEMLSEFLRQEGVAHEVLNARQHEREAHIVAQAGRKGAVTIATNMAGRGTDIQLGGNLEFRINDELAETPEGAEREAAINRIKAEVAAEKAEVLAAGGLFVLGTERHESRRIDNQLRGRSGRQGDPGLSRFYLSLDDDLLRIFGPDTLFAKMMRNNIGDGEAIGSKWLTKAIETAQKKVEARNYDIRKQVVEYDDVMNDQRKVIYEQRADIMDADTVGDVVVDMRAETVNAIVGDACPVGSYPEQWDVEGLKEKASTILGVEPQVDAWLLEDAIDPEIVEERIRTQADEVVDTKAKDLDTETWTGIEKSILLQNLDHHWKEHLAMLDALRQVVHLRAYAQKTPLNEYKQEAFAMFERMLGNIREDVTRTLAFAQFRVQPQDFGDFGALPDLPDFITSHIDPFSGEDNSADWDAGSAGLLTQTLPPLSIPQPDGTAIGEDPESWKGVVNRNAPCPCGSGNKYKHCHGALV; via the coding sequence ATGCTCGGCGGCTTTGCCAAATCCCTGTTCGGCTCGTCCAACGACCGCTACGTCAAGTCCCTGAAGTCGGTCACCGACGCCATTGCCGCGTTCGAACCGCAGCTGCAGGCGCTGTCGGACGACGACCTGTCGCAGCAGACGCTTCGCTTCCGCGAGCGGCTGGAGAATGGCGAAAAGATCGACGCGATCCTGCCCGAGGCGTTCGCGACGGTGCGCGAGGCGGCGGTGCGCGTGCTCGGCATGCGGCACTTCGATGTGCAGATGGTGGGCGGCATCGTCCTCCACCGCGGCGAGATCGCCGAGATGCGCACCGGTGAGGGCAAGACGCTGGTCGCGACGCTCGCGGTCTATCTCAACGCGCTGCCGGGCAAGGGCGTCCATGTCGTCACCGTCAACGACTATCTGGCGGCGCGCGACGCCGGCTGGATGGGGCAGGTCTACAAGTTCCTGGGGCTGACCGTCGGCGTCATCGTGCCGAACCTGTCGGATGAAGAGCGCCGCGCCGCCTATGCCGCCGACATCACCTACGGCACCAACAACGAATTCGGCTTCGACTATCTGCGCGACAACATGAAGTACGACCGTGCGGCGATGGTGCAGCGTCCGTTCGCGATGGCGATCGTCGACGAGGTCGATTCGGTGCTGATCGACGAAGCGCGCACGCCGCTCATCATCTCGGGCCCCACCGACGACAAGTCCGAGCTGTACATGCAGGTCGATGCCGTCGTGAAGCAGCTGGCCGATAGCGATTACGAAAAGGACGAGAAGCAGAAGTCCGTCATCCTGACCGAGGACGGTACCGAGAATGTCGAACGCATGCTGGAGGCCGCGGGCCTGCTGCAGGGCGCGAACCTGTACGACTTCGAGAACACGCAGGTCGTCCATCACCTGAACCAGTCGCTGCGCGCGAACAAGATGTTCAAGGCCGACACCGATTACATCGTCAAGGACGGCAAGGTCATCATCATCGACGAGTTCACCGGCCGCATGATGGACGGGCGGCGCTGGTCGGATGGTCTGCACCAGGCGGTCGAGGCGAAGGAAGGCGTCGATATCGAGCCCGAGAACCAGACGCTCGCGTCGATTACCTTCCAGAATTATTTCCGCATGTATCCGAAGCTTGCCGGCATGACCGGCACCGCGGCGACCGAAGCGGCGGAATTCTACGACATCTACAAGATGAACGTCGTCACCATCCCCACAAATGTGCCCGTGCAGCGCGTCGATGAGGAGGACGAGTTCTACAAGGACACGCAGGACAAGTTCCGCGCGATCGCCAAGCGGATCGGCGAGCATGCGGAGAAGGGCCAGCCGGTGCTCGTCGGCACCGTCTCGATCGAGAAGTCCGAGATGCTGAGCGAATTCCTGCGCCAGGAGGGCGTCGCGCACGAGGTGCTGAACGCGCGCCAGCATGAGCGCGAGGCGCACATCGTCGCGCAGGCGGGACGCAAGGGCGCGGTGACGATCGCCACCAACATGGCGGGCCGCGGCACCGACATCCAGCTGGGCGGCAACCTCGAATTCCGCATCAACGACGAGCTGGCCGAGACGCCCGAGGGCGCCGAGCGCGAGGCCGCGATCAACCGCATCAAGGCAGAGGTCGCTGCCGAAAAGGCCGAGGTTCTCGCCGCCGGTGGCCTGTTCGTGCTCGGTACCGAGCGGCACGAAAGCCGCCGCATCGACAACCAGCTGCGCGGGCGCTCGGGGCGTCAGGGCGATCCGGGGCTCAGCCGCTTCTACCTCAGCCTCGACGACGACCTGCTGCGGATCTTCGGGCCGGACACGCTGTTCGCGAAGATGATGCGCAACAACATCGGCGATGGCGAGGCGATCGGCAGCAAGTGGCTGACCAAGGCGATCGAGACTGCGCAGAAAAAGGTCGAAGCGCGCAACTACGACATCCGCAAGCAGGTCGTCGAATACGACGACGTGATGAACGACCAGCGCAAGGTCATCTATGAGCAGCGCGCCGACATCATGGATGCCGACACCGTCGGCGACGTGGTGGTCGACATGCGTGCCGAGACGGTCAACGCGATCGTCGGCGATGCCTGTCCGGTCGGCAGCTATCCCGAGCAGTGGGACGTCGAGGGGCTGAAGGAAAAGGCATCGACGATCCTGGGCGTCGAGCCGCAGGTCGATGCCTGGCTGCTGGAGGATGCGATCGATCCCGAGATCGTCGAGGAGCGCATCCGCACGCAGGCCGACGAGGTGGTCGATACCAAAGCGAAGGACTTGGATACAGAGACGTGGACGGGGATCGAAAAGTCGATCCTGCTCCAGAACCTAGACCATCACTGGAAAGAGCATCTGGCGATGCTCGATGCGCTGCGTCAGGTCGTGCACCTGCGCGCCTATGCGCAGAAGACGCCGCTCAACGAATACAAGCAGGAAGCGTTCGCGATGTTCGAGCGCATGCTCGGCAACATCCGCGAGGATGTGACGCGGACGCTCGCCTTTGCGCAGTTCCGCGTACAGCCGCAGGATTTCGGGGACTTCGGCGCGCTGCCCGATCTGCCCGACTTCATCACCAGCCATATCGATCCGTTTTCCGGCGAGGACAATTCGGCGGATTGGGACGCGGGCAGCGCCGGACTGCTCACCCAGACGCTGCCGCCGCTGTCGATCCCGCAGCCCGACGGGACCGCGATCGGTGAGGATCCGGAAAGCTGGAAAGGCGTGGTGAACCGCAACGCGC